A stretch of Fluviicola sp. DNA encodes these proteins:
- a CDS encoding ATP-binding cassette domain-containing protein, translating into MISVNNLSLQFGKRVLFDDVNLKFGSGNCYGVIGANGAGKSTFLKILTGEQDPTSGRVELEPGKRMAVLSQNHFAFDEFEVLQTVIMGHKRLFEIMTEKDALYAKPDFSDEDGMKASELEAEFADLEGWNAETDAATLLSNLGIDESKHYMKMEDVPSEYKVRILLAQALFGNPDVLVLDEPTNDLDLKTIGWLEDFLLDFRNTVIVVSHDRHFLDTVCTHICDIDFSKINLFTGNYTFWYQSSQLAARQRADKNKKAEDKKKELQDFIARFSANASKSKQATSRRKLIEKLDLEEIQPSSRRYPGISFQQERDAGNQILTVSGLTKMHEGEYMFKDLSFTLNKGDKVAIVSKNSLAITQFFEVLNGNMQADKGDFTYGTTITTAYLPNDNSSFFQDKLSLIDWLRQYAQTDEEKEEVNLRGFLGRMLFSGEEALKSATVLSGGEKVRCMLSRMMLAKANFLMMDEPTNHLDLESITALNNGMSDFQGTMLFTSHDHELVSTVANRIIELTPNGFIDKMMPYDDYLQDAKIASLQEELYA; encoded by the coding sequence ATGATTTCAGTAAATAATTTATCCCTTCAATTCGGTAAGCGTGTCCTTTTTGATGATGTGAATCTCAAATTCGGTTCAGGTAACTGCTACGGTGTTATTGGTGCGAATGGTGCCGGTAAATCTACCTTCTTAAAGATTTTAACCGGTGAGCAGGACCCAACTTCCGGACGTGTGGAACTGGAGCCGGGAAAACGTATGGCGGTATTGAGTCAGAACCACTTTGCTTTTGACGAATTTGAAGTATTGCAAACGGTAATCATGGGACACAAACGTTTGTTTGAGATCATGACCGAGAAGGATGCTTTGTACGCAAAACCTGATTTTTCGGATGAAGACGGAATGAAGGCTTCGGAATTGGAAGCTGAATTTGCTGATTTGGAAGGATGGAATGCCGAAACCGATGCGGCTACATTGTTAAGCAACTTAGGTATCGACGAGAGCAAGCATTATATGAAAATGGAAGATGTTCCTTCCGAATACAAAGTACGTATCTTGCTGGCACAGGCGCTTTTCGGAAACCCGGATGTCCTGGTACTCGATGAGCCTACCAATGACCTGGATTTGAAAACGATCGGGTGGTTGGAAGATTTCCTGCTGGATTTCAGAAATACAGTAATCGTAGTATCTCACGACCGTCACTTCTTAGACACGGTTTGTACGCATATTTGCGATATCGACTTTAGTAAAATCAACCTGTTTACAGGTAACTATACATTCTGGTACCAATCTTCCCAGTTGGCGGCTCGTCAGCGTGCTGACAAAAACAAGAAAGCGGAAGATAAGAAGAAGGAATTACAGGATTTCATCGCACGTTTCTCTGCGAATGCTTCAAAATCCAAGCAGGCAACAAGCCGTCGTAAGTTGATCGAGAAATTGGATCTGGAAGAAATCCAGCCGTCTTCCCGTCGTTACCCAGGAATTTCTTTCCAGCAGGAACGTGATGCCGGAAATCAGATTTTGACTGTAAGCGGATTAACCAAAATGCACGAAGGTGAATACATGTTCAAGGATTTGTCGTTCACATTGAATAAAGGAGATAAAGTGGCAATCGTTTCCAAAAACTCGTTGGCAATTACCCAATTCTTCGAAGTGTTGAACGGAAACATGCAAGCTGATAAGGGAGATTTTACGTATGGAACTACGATCACGACGGCTTATTTACCGAACGATAACTCTTCCTTTTTCCAGGATAAATTGTCTTTGATCGACTGGTTGCGCCAGTATGCCCAAACGGATGAAGAGAAAGAAGAAGTAAACCTTCGTGGATTCCTCGGAAGAATGTTGTTCTCCGGTGAAGAAGCATTGAAAAGCGCAACTGTTCTTTCGGGAGGTGAAAAAGTACGTTGTATGTTGTCGCGAATGATGCTTGCTAAGGCAAACTTCCTGATGATGGACGAACCGACAAACCACCTGGATCTGGAATCGATTACTGCATTAAACAACGGAATGTCGGATTTCCAGGGAACCATGCTGTTTACATCGCATGACCACGAGTTGGTTTCTACCGTGGCGAACAGAATTATCGAATTAACTCCGAATGGTTTCATTGATAAAATGATGCCTTACGACGATTATTTGCAGGATGCTAAAATTGCAAGCCTGCAGGAAGAGCTTTACGCTTAA
- a CDS encoding M43 family zinc metalloprotease, whose translation MRRNLLLGAFAFTGILSTGKAFAQETHFSCGIDKQRQKLIAENPQIKADYEKLLHRYTENRLVNGKSETVRIIPIVFHVIHEYGEENISDQQVQDAVRILNEDFGKRNQDTIGVVSPFDTIIGNTHLEFRLATLDPWGNCTNGIEHVYNHQTVAADSYSKLNQWDRDKYLNIWVIGTMDDPDVAGFAHYPTDVTGTGFWRDGVVMVHRSTGSIGTSIPYRSRALTHEVGHYLGLSHTWGNNNDPGSTSNCGMDDGIGDTPNCIGLDHCDLSANTCTEPTTPGNYWPFDVIDNIQNYMEYAYCSAMFTKGQSNFMNNVLDQTTSGRNNLYTAENLVHTGTSTLTPVTCIPVADFYVDVNGSSGNLLQNANAMTACANDPILFKDASWKAGVTSWSWSFPGGSPATSTTQNPTVTYAAPGWYNVTLTVGNSVGSDTKTINNMIYIQGDWAEYTGPRMEDFNQNANFWITHNPEGNYAAFNRVTSGGKGNTACFKLNNFKDVANAQMFTEDWYYNDRLGNSKDYLISPAIDLRNTSNITISFDYAYGSKATATADITEKLIVYSSRDCGKTWIQRDMLTGAELLTAGYVGNTDFVPSNNLHWKTASFTYTPNASDNKTKFKFEFIASDFSSNFYFDNFNISGTLGIGDNELLSAISIAPNPVASGSDLSVELANPEAGMKLLVMDLKGAIISTTEVPAASGVQTVNIPMNVAKGCYILNAVQGTAKSTHRVVVY comes from the coding sequence ATGCGCAGAAATTTACTACTTGGGGCGTTTGCTTTCACGGGAATTCTTTCTACGGGAAAGGCTTTTGCTCAGGAAACGCACTTTAGTTGCGGAATCGATAAACAGCGTCAAAAATTAATCGCTGAAAATCCGCAAATCAAAGCAGATTACGAAAAACTGCTGCACCGTTACACCGAAAACCGGCTCGTAAACGGAAAATCGGAAACCGTCCGTATCATTCCGATCGTATTTCACGTCATTCACGAATACGGAGAAGAAAACATTTCAGATCAACAGGTCCAGGACGCTGTCCGTATCCTGAATGAAGACTTCGGGAAACGCAACCAGGATACAATCGGAGTTGTATCGCCTTTTGATACGATTATCGGGAATACACACCTGGAATTCCGTTTGGCTACTTTGGATCCATGGGGGAACTGTACCAACGGAATTGAGCACGTTTACAATCATCAAACAGTTGCGGCAGACAGCTATTCCAAGCTGAATCAATGGGATCGCGACAAGTACTTGAACATCTGGGTAATCGGAACGATGGATGATCCGGATGTAGCCGGTTTTGCTCATTATCCGACCGATGTTACCGGAACAGGATTCTGGCGTGATGGTGTCGTGATGGTGCACCGTTCTACGGGAAGTATCGGAACGAGTATTCCTTACCGTTCACGAGCATTGACTCATGAAGTGGGACATTACCTCGGATTGTCGCACACCTGGGGAAATAACAACGACCCGGGATCCACGTCCAATTGCGGAATGGATGACGGTATCGGGGATACGCCTAACTGTATCGGTTTGGATCACTGCGATCTGAGCGCGAATACCTGTACGGAACCGACAACACCGGGAAATTACTGGCCTTTCGATGTGATCGATAACATTCAGAATTACATGGAATATGCTTATTGTTCCGCGATGTTCACCAAGGGCCAGTCCAACTTTATGAACAATGTTCTGGATCAGACAACAAGTGGCAGAAACAACCTGTATACGGCAGAAAACCTTGTGCATACGGGAACGAGCACTTTGACGCCGGTAACTTGTATTCCGGTGGCAGATTTTTATGTGGATGTAAACGGTTCTTCAGGGAATTTGTTGCAAAATGCAAATGCAATGACCGCTTGTGCAAACGATCCGATCCTGTTCAAAGATGCTTCCTGGAAAGCCGGGGTTACTTCCTGGTCCTGGAGCTTCCCGGGCGGAAGTCCTGCAACTTCGACCACACAAAATCCCACGGTTACTTATGCCGCTCCGGGATGGTACAATGTCACTCTAACAGTTGGCAATTCCGTAGGATCAGACACCAAAACAATCAATAACATGATTTACATCCAGGGCGATTGGGCAGAATACACAGGTCCGCGCATGGAAGATTTCAATCAAAACGCGAATTTCTGGATTACGCATAACCCTGAAGGTAATTACGCCGCGTTTAATCGTGTCACTTCCGGAGGAAAAGGAAATACAGCTTGCTTCAAACTGAATAATTTCAAGGACGTTGCAAATGCCCAGATGTTCACGGAGGACTGGTATTACAATGATCGTTTGGGGAATTCCAAAGATTATCTGATCTCACCGGCAATCGACCTGAGAAACACCTCCAACATCACCATTTCATTTGATTATGCTTATGGTTCAAAAGCAACTGCAACGGCAGATATCACAGAGAAACTGATTGTTTACTCTTCCAGAGACTGCGGAAAAACCTGGATCCAGCGCGATATGCTAACAGGAGCCGAGTTGCTTACCGCCGGATATGTCGGAAATACGGATTTCGTTCCTTCGAACAACCTGCACTGGAAAACAGCAAGTTTCACTTACACGCCAAATGCTTCTGATAACAAGACGAAATTCAAATTCGAGTTCATCGCTTCCGATTTCTCATCCAATTTCTATTTCGATAATTTCAATATCTCGGGAACATTGGGTATCGGTGATAACGAATTGCTGTCGGCGATTTCCATTGCTCCGAATCCGGTTGCAAGCGGTTCAGACCTGTCGGTTGAACTTGCCAATCCGGAAGCCGGTATGAAGTTACTGGTAATGGATTTGAAGGGGGCAATTATTTCTACAACAGAAGTTCCTGCTGCTTCAGGAGTTCAGACGGTTAATATCCCGATGAACGTGGCAAAAGGCTGTTACATTCTAAATGCTGTTCAGGGAACTGCGAAATCTACTCATCGCGTAGTAGTTTACTAA